The DNA sequence AGATCACTAACCAGACCCTCAGTGTGCGTCTGATTGACCGCTGGCCCGGCTATGCCGTCCAGGTGCAGACCAAGAATAATGAAATCACACCTAACCAGTGGCACCATGTCTGCGTGACCTACGATGGTTCCGCGAAAGCCCATGGTGTGACCATCTATGTCGATGGTAAAGAATCCGAACTGACCATCTCTTCCGACTCCTTCAAAAATACAACACCTCTGAACTCGGCCACGATCCTGCTGGGTCATTCACCAACCAAGCAGCACCTGACGAACGGCTTCGTTGACGAATTTCGTATCTACGATCACGAACTCTCAGAAACCGAAGTTAATCAAGTCTACTTCGATCATCAGATTGAACCGGTCCTGAAACTGGCTGCTGACAAACGTACTCCCCAGCAGACTGAATTGCTGAGACAGTATTATCTGAATCAGTTCGATTCCGAATATCGCAAACTGCTGGCCGAGAAGGTCAAAGTCAAAGCACAGGAAGAAAAACTGATAGCGTCGCTCCCCACGACGCTGATCTTCCGCGAACGCAAGACCATCAAAGAGGCCTTCGATCTCAAGCGAGGACAATACGACCAGAAGGGGGATAAAGTCGATCGGAAAACTCCGTCGCAGTTCCCTGCCATGGCAGCCGAATGGCCCGTCAACCGGTTGGGTCTGGCGAAATGGCTCGTCGATCCCAGTCATCCGCTGACATCCCGCGTTGCCGTCAACCGGTTCTGGCAGCAGTTGTTCGGCACCGGTATCGTCGAAACCAGCGAAGACTTCGGCAACCAGGGAGCAGTCCCCAGTCATCCCGAACTGCTGGACTGGCTCTCTGTCGATTTCCAGGAACACCAGTGGGACGTCAAACGGCTGATGAAACAGCTCGTAATGTCCGCCACTTATCGTCAGAACTCCAGCGTCACTCCAGAATTGTATCAGCAGGATCCCGAGAACCGTCTGCTGGCTCGCGGCCCCCGCTTCCGTCTCGATGCGGAAATGCTGCGTGACCAGGCACTCGCCGTCAGTGGACTGCTCGTCCCCAAAGTAGGTGGCCCCAGTGTCAAACCGCCTCAACCTGATGGGCTCTGGTACGCCGTCGGTTATTCCGGCTCGAATACCGTGCGATTCAAACAGGATACGGGCCCTGAGAAAGTCTTCCGCCGCGGCCTGTATACCTTCTGGAAACGGACCTCACCCCCGCCGGAAATGTCGACCTTCGATGCACCCAGCCGGGAAGCCTGCACCATGCGTCGCGAACGGACCAACACGCCACTGCAGGCCCTGCTGCTGTTGAACGATCCGCAGTACATGGAAGCCGCCCGTGCGTTCGGCGAACGGATGATGAAAGAAGGCGGTCCCTCTCCCGAAGAGCGGATCAAGTTTGCTTACACAATGGCCACCGGTCATCCCATCTCACAAGAAAACCTGACCCTGATTAAACAGACTTTTGAGGACATGCTGGCCGAATACCAGAAAGCTCCTGAAGCTGCCAAAGAACTGATTGCTGTTGGCGAGTCCAAACCTGACGAGAAACTGAATCCGCAGGAACTGGCCGCCTGGACCATGGTGGGTAACCTCATCCTCAACCTGGATGAAGTGCTCAATAAAAATTGACGAAGTTGTTATTCATCATTCCACAGTATCCACGCCGGACAGCAACAGCTGCGGCTTAGAACTCAACAGAAATAAACAGGTATCGTCATGAATCCCATGCAGGAACATCTCTCACAGATCACGCGACGTCATTTTTTCAAAGCGGGTGGCCTCGGACTGGGAACCGCCGCCCTGGCCTCCCTCGAGGCCAATCGACAGCCCTTGCAGGCAGCGAATCCCGAATCACAGACAATCGGCGGACTCCCCGACATTCCCCACTTCGCTCCCAAAGCGAAGCGGGCCATCTATCTGTTCATGGCGGGTTCCCCTTCCCAGATCGACACGCTCGACTACAAACCGGAGCTCGACAAACTTTTCGACAAAGACCTGCCTGAATCCGTCCGACAGGGACAGCGACTGACCACGATGACCTCAGGCCAGTCTCGCTTTCCACTGGCGCCGTCGAAATTCAAATTCACGAAACACGACAACGGTGGTGATGGTGCCTGGGTCAGCGAACTGCTGCCTCACACCGCAGGCATCGTCAAAGATATTTCCATCGTCCGCTCGCTCTGGACGGAAGCCATCAACCACGACCCGGCAATTACCTACATCTGCACCGGCAACCAGTTGCCCGGGCGCGCCAGCCTCGGTTCCTGGCTGAGTTACGGGCTGGGTTCAATGAACGAAAACCTGCCCGCCTTCGTTGTTCTTACTTCCACCTGGTCAGGTCGGCAACAGGCTCAGGCGCTTTACAACCGTCTCTGGGGTAGTGGATTCCTACCGAGTAAATACTCGGGTGTCTCACTGCGTTCGCAGGGCGATCCGGTGCTGTTCCTCTCTAACCCGCCTGGTGTCTCCGCCAAATTGCGCCGCCGCATGCTGGATACCCTCTCGCAGGTGAACCAGAACGAATACGAAAGTATCGGCGATCCGGAAATCCAGACCCGTATCTCACAATATGAGATGGCATTCCGCATGCAGACTTCGGTTCCCGAGCTGACCGATATCACCAAGGAAACCAAGGCCACACTCGACATGTATGGCCCCGAAGTACATAAACCGGGCACATTCGCCTATCACTGCCTGCTCGCCCGTCGCATGGCCGAACGGGGGGTCCGCTTCTCGCAGATCTTCCACCGTGGTTGGGACCAGCACGCGAATATTGCAGGCGACCTGCCCAAACAATGTAAGGACATCGACCAGCCGGCAGCCGCCCTGGTCAAAGACCTCAAACAGCGTGGCATGCTTGATGACACCCTCGTCATCTGGGGCGGTGAATTCGGCCGTACCGTCTACTGCCAGGGGAAA is a window from the Gimesia benthica genome containing:
- a CDS encoding DUF1501 domain-containing protein; its protein translation is MNPMQEHLSQITRRHFFKAGGLGLGTAALASLEANRQPLQAANPESQTIGGLPDIPHFAPKAKRAIYLFMAGSPSQIDTLDYKPELDKLFDKDLPESVRQGQRLTTMTSGQSRFPLAPSKFKFTKHDNGGDGAWVSELLPHTAGIVKDISIVRSLWTEAINHDPAITYICTGNQLPGRASLGSWLSYGLGSMNENLPAFVVLTSTWSGRQQAQALYNRLWGSGFLPSKYSGVSLRSQGDPVLFLSNPPGVSAKLRRRMLDTLSQVNQNEYESIGDPEIQTRISQYEMAFRMQTSVPELTDITKETKATLDMYGPEVHKPGTFAYHCLLARRMAERGVRFSQIFHRGWDQHANIAGDLPKQCKDIDQPAAALVKDLKQRGMLDDTLVIWGGEFGRTVYCQGKLSRENYGRDHHPRCFSVWMAGGGIKKGQVYGSTDDFSYNIVDKPVHIHDFNATILQCLGIDHRKLTYKFQGLDQRLTGVEEHHPVKDILA
- a CDS encoding DUF1553 domain-containing protein → MLLLCSSKRIVPALVLTFLCTSLTRVSAEKTTKVSPARIRSILSENCFQCHGPDAKKRAADLRFDTRDGAFADLGGHKAIVPGNLKESELITRITTDDGDILMPPADSGKKLKPEEIKQLKLWIEQGAPWQDHWAFVKPQKAPLPSVSQPGWVKSPVDQFILARLDEEGLKPAAEADRRTLIRRVTLDLTGLPPTPQEVESFVNDKSPNAYEKVVDRLLQSPRYGEHMARYWLDIARYGDTHGLHLDNYREMWPYRDWVINAFNTNKHYDQFVIEQLAGDLLPNATLDQQIATGFNRCHVTTNEGGSIAEEVYVRNVIDRVETTGQAFMGLTLGCAVCHDHKFDPFTKTEFYQLFAFFNNLDGPAMDGNIKDSPPSVRVPDDAQSKQLQAYKDQIAAIEKRGADRTKVNEPAFQSWLQWKQQIQKTGSNPDLSIPQPGGLLAAYSLDEKEGDAAADKTNAKNKASVKGAPKWVAGKFNNGFQFAPGSYLDLGKTGQFAKATPFSYAIWVKTNGKTSGPIVSSINPNSRERGYDLQITNQTLSVRLIDRWPGYAVQVQTKNNEITPNQWHHVCVTYDGSAKAHGVTIYVDGKESELTISSDSFKNTTPLNSATILLGHSPTKQHLTNGFVDEFRIYDHELSETEVNQVYFDHQIEPVLKLAADKRTPQQTELLRQYYLNQFDSEYRKLLAEKVKVKAQEEKLIASLPTTLIFRERKTIKEAFDLKRGQYDQKGDKVDRKTPSQFPAMAAEWPVNRLGLAKWLVDPSHPLTSRVAVNRFWQQLFGTGIVETSEDFGNQGAVPSHPELLDWLSVDFQEHQWDVKRLMKQLVMSATYRQNSSVTPELYQQDPENRLLARGPRFRLDAEMLRDQALAVSGLLVPKVGGPSVKPPQPDGLWYAVGYSGSNTVRFKQDTGPEKVFRRGLYTFWKRTSPPPEMSTFDAPSREACTMRRERTNTPLQALLLLNDPQYMEAARAFGERMMKEGGPSPEERIKFAYTMATGHPISQENLTLIKQTFEDMLAEYQKAPEAAKELIAVGESKPDEKLNPQELAAWTMVGNLILNLDEVLNKN